A genomic segment from Lignipirellula cremea encodes:
- a CDS encoding IS4 family transposase, with product MAAKQKRKQKAQKSEQARAAEFDAVFAQLEEIVDLRQADELQPSHAQTIYTSGVVLWLLVLQRLRGGCSMAEAVKALIEQCPDIVPDNKRIEEATLSSSTAAYSRGRSRLSLETVMWLCNAVWRSLVDNAPPTFGGRRVFALDGTTISLGPEWELYDVFPPASNQYGESAWPMAYLVVAHEVESGAALPPEIGAMYGDQAVSETSLIHDHLQRIPADSVILVDTAYGITRVAYEFHTANQRFVVRMKKDRFRRLQKDAELIEQGEDWKTYRGQWTPSRRELRDNPQLPEDFSLPIRLHVFESVHGETIYLATDLTDELDVIADLYSQRWRVETDLSQIKVTLDIENILAKSPEMFRKELMASIVAYNLTIQFRKQAAEHANVPPRRLSFTGVWDVFRIFLLQKTFPDAGAWRTAYARALKYAAREKLPNRPGRSYSRESYKRRSKSSHFKKRSPPWNQPENEPK from the coding sequence ATGGCGGCCAAACAGAAACGTAAGCAGAAAGCACAGAAATCCGAGCAGGCGCGGGCGGCGGAGTTTGACGCCGTGTTTGCCCAGTTGGAAGAGATCGTGGATCTCCGCCAGGCCGATGAGTTGCAGCCCTCCCACGCCCAAACGATTTACACGTCTGGCGTCGTCCTGTGGCTGTTGGTCTTGCAGCGATTGCGCGGCGGTTGCTCGATGGCCGAGGCGGTCAAGGCCTTGATCGAGCAGTGCCCGGACATCGTGCCCGACAATAAACGCATCGAAGAAGCGACCCTCTCTTCCAGCACCGCGGCGTACTCCCGGGGCCGGAGCCGTTTGTCGCTGGAGACCGTCATGTGGCTCTGCAATGCCGTCTGGCGGTCGCTGGTCGACAACGCTCCGCCCACCTTCGGCGGGCGACGCGTGTTCGCGCTGGACGGCACGACGATCTCGCTGGGACCGGAATGGGAACTGTACGACGTCTTCCCGCCCGCTTCCAATCAGTACGGAGAGTCGGCCTGGCCGATGGCCTATCTGGTCGTGGCTCATGAGGTCGAAAGTGGAGCGGCGTTGCCCCCGGAAATCGGTGCGATGTACGGCGACCAGGCGGTCTCGGAAACCAGCCTGATCCACGATCATTTACAACGCATCCCGGCCGATTCGGTGATTCTGGTCGACACAGCTTACGGCATTACGCGTGTCGCCTACGAGTTCCACACGGCCAATCAACGCTTCGTGGTGCGGATGAAGAAGGACCGCTTTCGCCGGCTGCAAAAGGACGCCGAGTTGATCGAACAAGGCGAGGACTGGAAAACGTATCGAGGACAATGGACGCCCAGTCGCCGCGAGCTGCGCGACAATCCTCAATTGCCGGAGGACTTCTCGCTGCCGATTCGGCTGCACGTGTTCGAAAGCGTCCACGGCGAAACAATCTATCTGGCGACCGACCTGACCGACGAATTGGACGTCATCGCCGATTTGTATAGTCAGCGGTGGCGTGTGGAAACAGATCTCTCACAGATCAAGGTGACGCTCGACATCGAGAACATCCTCGCCAAGAGTCCTGAGATGTTCCGCAAAGAACTGATGGCGTCGATCGTGGCCTATAACCTGACGATCCAGTTCCGCAAACAGGCGGCGGAACATGCCAACGTACCGCCGCGGCGGCTCAGCTTCACCGGCGTGTGGGACGTGTTCCGCATCTTCCTGCTCCAAAAAACATTCCCCGACGCCGGCGCCTGGCGCACGGCTTACGCACGAGCGCTCAAGTACGCAGCGCGAGAGAAATTGCCGAACCGCCCCGGCCGGAGCTACTCCCGCGAAAGCTACAAACGCCGCTCCAAATCCTCGCATTTTAAAAAAAGATCTCCACCCTGGAACCAACCCGAAAACGAGCCAAAGTGA
- a CDS encoding zinc-binding dehydrogenase encodes MRAIAARPGSSEPYFVDAPEPPEPGPGEVLCRTLELGVCGTDREILASKQPWTPPGESHLVLGHECLARVEAVGDGVTLEVGSLVTPVVRRARPSADPGMRVDMLTFGDYVERGIVEEHGFSLPLWLDRPEHLFLVDPGLKPLAVFAEPLSVAEKAVNEAIRLQTARLTPETWSDPPPRVLVTGMGPIAFAAILAARCRNWPVVIYGRDADDSPRAQLAQELGAEYLPADRAAFDQHDSFTGGYDLVLECTGAEEVLLAAAHVLNARGVMVWLGADRVGRSRSLNLANAMRRAVVGNHLHLGSVNAAPRDFADALQHLAQMQASHPQPMAALISDRAPFHDALAQYQNRNKQGVKAIVQYEK; translated from the coding sequence ATGCGCGCCATTGCTGCTCGACCTGGATCCTCGGAACCGTATTTCGTCGACGCTCCCGAACCGCCGGAACCGGGCCCGGGCGAGGTGCTCTGCCGCACGCTCGAACTGGGCGTTTGCGGAACCGACCGGGAGATCCTGGCTTCGAAACAGCCCTGGACGCCGCCCGGCGAATCGCACCTGGTGCTGGGGCACGAATGCCTGGCCAGGGTGGAAGCCGTCGGCGACGGAGTGACGCTGGAAGTCGGCAGTCTGGTGACCCCCGTCGTACGCCGGGCCAGGCCCTCAGCCGACCCGGGCATGCGGGTCGACATGCTGACTTTCGGCGACTACGTCGAACGCGGCATTGTGGAAGAGCACGGCTTCTCTCTGCCGCTCTGGCTCGACCGTCCTGAGCACCTGTTTCTGGTCGATCCCGGCCTGAAACCGCTGGCCGTCTTCGCCGAACCGCTGAGCGTGGCTGAGAAAGCAGTCAACGAAGCGATCCGCCTGCAGACCGCTCGGCTGACGCCGGAAACCTGGAGCGACCCGCCGCCCCGGGTGCTAGTGACCGGCATGGGGCCGATCGCATTCGCCGCCATTCTGGCCGCCCGGTGTCGCAACTGGCCGGTTGTCATCTACGGTCGCGACGCCGACGATTCGCCCCGGGCCCAGCTGGCCCAGGAACTGGGCGCCGAGTACCTGCCGGCCGATCGCGCGGCATTCGATCAGCATGATTCTTTCACAGGCGGATACGATCTGGTGCTGGAATGCACCGGGGCGGAAGAGGTGCTGCTGGCGGCGGCCCACGTGCTGAACGCTCGCGGCGTGATGGTCTGGCTGGGAGCGGATCGCGTCGGACGCAGCCGCTCCCTCAACCTTGCCAATGCGATGCGACGGGCCGTGGTCGGCAACCACCTTCACCTGGGTAGCGTGAACGCAGCTCCCCGCGACTTTGCGGACGCCCTGCAACACCTGGCCCAGATGCAAGCCAGCCATCCTCAGCCAATGGCGGCCCTCATCAGCGATCGCGCCCCGTTCCACGACGCCCTGGCCCAGTACCAGAACCGGAATAAACAGGGCGTGAAAGCCATCGTCCAGTACGAAAAATAG
- a CDS encoding S1C family serine protease encodes MPFFVAISCTIALLAVSAQGQELPPPETSQQRARLQAEVEAEYEAWAQQANLLKKVVRLVRPNVAHIEAEKVEKTAVGGSKTVEEAGSGVILEVAGKFYVLTNRHVVKDSPLAKIDISLSDGRVVQPIGVWDDPETDIAVLAINAGNLFAARLGDSRNVEIGDFVIAVGSPFGLSHSVTYGIISAKGRRDLELGPQGVRYQDFLQTDASINPGNSGGPLLNLRGEVIGLNTAIASNSGGSEGIGFAIPINMARVVAEQLIANGRVVRAFLGVHLDSQFNAQQAIAMGLPRYQGARLSGITPNSPAERTGLKVADVVVKYDGEIIEDDNHLVNLVGLTPVDKLIEILVWRDRKLVSLKTRLGDRNQLLNN; translated from the coding sequence ATGCCGTTTTTTGTTGCGATCTCTTGTACGATCGCCTTGCTGGCGGTTTCGGCCCAAGGCCAGGAACTTCCGCCGCCGGAGACGAGCCAGCAGCGGGCCAGGCTCCAGGCCGAAGTCGAGGCTGAATACGAAGCCTGGGCACAACAGGCGAATCTGCTAAAAAAGGTCGTCCGTCTGGTGCGACCGAACGTCGCCCATATCGAGGCCGAGAAGGTCGAGAAAACGGCCGTCGGCGGAAGCAAAACGGTGGAAGAGGCCGGCTCCGGCGTCATTCTGGAAGTGGCCGGCAAGTTCTATGTGCTGACCAACCGGCATGTGGTGAAGGACTCCCCCCTGGCCAAGATCGACATCTCCCTGTCCGATGGCCGCGTGGTCCAGCCGATTGGCGTGTGGGACGATCCCGAGACCGATATCGCCGTGCTGGCGATCAACGCCGGAAACCTGTTCGCCGCCCGACTGGGCGACAGCCGCAATGTGGAAATCGGCGACTTTGTGATCGCCGTCGGTAGTCCTTTCGGTTTGAGTCACTCGGTCACCTACGGCATCATCAGCGCCAAAGGACGCCGGGATCTGGAACTGGGGCCGCAGGGGGTTCGCTACCAGGACTTCCTGCAGACCGATGCTTCCATCAACCCGGGCAACAGCGGGGGTCCGCTGCTCAACCTGCGCGGCGAGGTGATCGGCCTCAACACGGCGATTGCCAGCAACTCGGGCGGCAGCGAGGGGATCGGTTTCGCCATCCCCATCAATATGGCCCGGGTGGTCGCCGAGCAGTTGATCGCTAACGGCCGCGTGGTGCGTGCTTTCCTGGGCGTGCATCTGGATTCGCAGTTCAACGCCCAGCAGGCCATCGCCATGGGGCTGCCGCGATACCAGGGCGCCCGATTGTCGGGCATCACGCCGAACTCGCCGGCCGAACGCACGGGTCTGAAAGTCGCCGACGTCGTTGTGAAGTACGATGGTGAAATCATCGAGGACGATAACCACCTGGTCAATCTGGTCGGCTTGACGCCGGTCGATAAACTGATCGAGATTCTCGTCTGGCGGGACCGGAAGCTGGTCAGCCTGAAAACGCGACTCGGCGATCGCAACCAGCTGCTGAATAATTAA
- a CDS encoding TraR/DksA family transcriptional regulator translates to MARKDAILNLHQVLVKRRDALRRALTGDLSLLKELREQTSGDVVDFALDSAQDEISSQLAEVESRELNQIETALERMRGGEYGVCEGCSNNIPLARLQAVPYATLCIQCQREAEKFGTHGSSSADWGRVVDLSSDNDLKISDIELDVS, encoded by the coding sequence ATGGCCCGAAAAGACGCAATTTTGAATCTGCATCAGGTGCTTGTGAAGCGGCGCGACGCTCTGCGCAGAGCGTTGACCGGGGACCTTAGTTTGCTCAAAGAACTGCGCGAGCAGACTTCAGGCGACGTCGTCGACTTTGCTTTGGACTCCGCCCAGGACGAAATCAGCTCGCAGCTGGCCGAAGTGGAAAGTCGCGAATTGAACCAGATTGAAACCGCCCTCGAAAGAATGCGCGGCGGTGAATATGGAGTCTGCGAAGGCTGCTCCAACAATATCCCCCTGGCCCGCCTGCAGGCGGTGCCCTACGCCACGCTTTGCATCCAGTGCCAGCGTGAGGCGGAGAAATTTGGAACGCACGGTTCCTCTTCCGCCGACTGGGGACGCGTCGTCGATCTTTCCAGCGACAACGATTTGAAAATTTCCGACATCGAACTCGATGTCTCCTGA
- a CDS encoding FHA domain-containing protein, producing MVGPTEPQTPLGLLGAPASDLVLRVRGAPHDGRIIRLASNKCTIGAAADCTLRVRASGVEPVHCLILRGETGMVVRTWSSSTRLNGQPFTEARLFPGDRLAIGAVSFDVLGENSGPENPFPDLAEEGSEEAASALAVSPAENDAQLLLARKESQRLVQQLTQQLQASKTQLHEIQQKAADNVRETSRIEQRLTELEDELAQERCDRLDLESSKRAAEQDADALQRAADDLRERLRSTRRELDQERQKWFADRKRLDDQLNERSRQLQRHVAANLAVDEAARDRAEQDRRQWEDERELYRRQLEEAQHKSGDYPELQQQLETALSQVERSRQEAADLRRRVADFDQQLRRVEVERDALLNQQAVRESDWKQRLEEFAAKVRQFDLESRQQEQQWQSRQAELDEQQAALEAQRAQWNERQASVESELEARQQQLEERRAELESGHNQPLEEALARLEEERQELQSQKSDWEEAQKRYEQQLEQRQEQLQQRETALAETLARREADSTQQEHATREQQEQFELAHRENFAALEQVRQDLTAARSELETQKQRWLQDCQRTEQELQRRREQLDERQQFLTESSEQQLSEAQEHLLTQQKELDAQQSAWEKQQSEEERRLQDQQTAFAAQQRQLAQEQQALAARQSELVARQTELDQRQDDLNQQQQELVQRQQDLEQHQQELQEGQQALSQDRENFNSDRAAVSQDREGFADLEQQLVDGQKLLAEHQQELDARRQALEEQTRDLEAQNEELAAKSQALAARQIKLTEQETALQSERDAWSAERAEAERELETRRKQLDLQAQERAEEQRRSWEEALDQIEQERSAFARQREQWEREQTEREQQWAERENALLGQQEELDARSQLLLQQEEQAVRQQAELEQLRAVAAESAQPEHLLQQQELQQQELQLQQAQLQERQEAQAAAASAVQAELAALREQLETDLQQFHRDREAWEQEQQQFEAEWLERQQEFNTRQEALKQESEQREHTQAEFEGQRLELIALQQTLAQEQQHWHARRKDLEAQWKDREEELEARQQQQELAENQPADPAENLGEIPGEHQSHIEAQRAEVAAEKLRLEQEREEWENEQREFERQWMERETEFNRRFAELEAAHSAPQAHGDVAPALLADRQAEVDALKSDLEQRRLQLEAEYEQRLLDLQLPPDSESEDLAALRRELEATRQELHQQRDAWVTQQMRYEEEIARREEELQDHRSPQDIQQSQQLEQERDHLENDRRELEAQRAEWEAKQLRYESEFSQYRQEIARRQADIDAERSWLTGSGVKLPDGISPIAPLSSLAAEQPSAQPPLHQETFDQHPSENPPYESSLPDAEDSSEPSWSEETPVSVSPETPAEEDEEEFLYQRRGKAQDLPKDEHAADQMPAENPSSEEAHYDDYPSEEASQYDTPVSYAEDRLPADNREEFASPEPAYDPHGDQEYGPPESAEHDDAYDDGEPHARAYGLEQAEIEAEEEAEGKDEQEQLEADPLRPEPPVSAAEILAKWSGGAWKPEEVEEEEEEPVATPAPRRLPEPQQKARAPLVPDEAEPEEDSIEDYMSRLLQRVRGEAPAAQPQAPMRPVEKRPEPIKYDASSEAIIPPPPQDRVKPEDYKPRSQAPEGTSNLAAMRALANQSARSAITHSDRKMGVGASLGKGIVGVLSLVTSVGLFAVAQSTLDMIFWGGLACVGVGVVFCLGAYQELHAARAAAEGTISKPKVKAPETPPPSEE from the coding sequence ATGGTAGGCCCAACCGAACCCCAAACGCCCCTGGGACTGCTAGGAGCCCCGGCCAGCGATCTGGTGCTGCGCGTCCGCGGCGCCCCGCATGATGGCCGGATCATTCGCCTGGCTTCCAACAAGTGCACGATCGGCGCTGCCGCCGATTGTACGCTCCGGGTGCGCGCCTCGGGGGTGGAGCCCGTCCATTGCCTGATTCTTCGCGGGGAAACGGGGATGGTGGTGCGGACCTGGTCCTCCTCCACGCGACTTAATGGCCAGCCCTTCACTGAAGCCCGTCTTTTCCCTGGCGACCGTCTGGCGATTGGGGCCGTATCTTTCGATGTGCTGGGTGAGAATTCGGGCCCTGAAAACCCCTTCCCCGATCTGGCGGAAGAGGGCAGCGAAGAAGCCGCCTCGGCGCTGGCCGTTTCACCTGCTGAAAACGACGCCCAACTGCTGCTGGCCCGCAAGGAAAGCCAGCGTCTGGTCCAGCAACTGACGCAGCAGCTACAGGCTTCGAAAACCCAGCTGCATGAGATCCAGCAAAAGGCAGCCGACAATGTCCGCGAAACATCGCGCATTGAGCAGCGTTTGACCGAACTTGAAGACGAACTGGCGCAGGAACGCTGCGACCGGCTCGATCTGGAATCCAGCAAGCGCGCCGCCGAACAAGACGCCGACGCCCTGCAGCGGGCCGCCGACGACTTGCGCGAACGGTTACGGTCGACCCGTCGGGAGCTCGACCAGGAGCGGCAAAAGTGGTTCGCTGACCGGAAACGTCTTGATGACCAGCTCAACGAGCGGTCCCGGCAACTGCAACGCCATGTGGCGGCCAACCTCGCTGTCGATGAGGCCGCCCGCGATCGCGCCGAGCAGGATCGCCGCCAATGGGAAGATGAACGCGAACTCTACCGCCGACAGCTGGAAGAAGCCCAGCACAAGTCGGGCGACTACCCCGAGCTGCAGCAGCAACTGGAAACAGCCCTGTCGCAAGTGGAACGGTCCCGCCAGGAAGCGGCCGATCTGCGCCGTCGCGTGGCCGACTTCGACCAGCAACTGCGTCGGGTGGAAGTCGAACGCGACGCCCTGCTCAATCAACAGGCCGTGCGGGAAAGCGACTGGAAACAGCGGCTCGAAGAATTCGCCGCGAAGGTCCGTCAGTTCGACCTGGAAAGCCGGCAACAGGAACAGCAGTGGCAAAGCCGTCAGGCCGAACTCGACGAGCAGCAAGCCGCGCTGGAGGCCCAGCGGGCCCAGTGGAACGAACGCCAGGCCAGCGTCGAAAGCGAACTGGAAGCCCGACAACAGCAGCTTGAAGAGCGCCGCGCTGAGCTGGAGTCGGGTCATAACCAGCCGCTCGAAGAAGCCCTGGCTCGCCTGGAAGAAGAGCGGCAGGAGCTTCAGTCGCAAAAAAGCGACTGGGAAGAAGCCCAGAAACGGTACGAACAGCAGCTAGAGCAGCGGCAAGAACAACTGCAGCAGCGGGAGACCGCGCTTGCAGAGACCCTGGCCCGACGCGAAGCAGATTCCACCCAGCAGGAACATGCGACCCGCGAGCAGCAGGAGCAGTTTGAACTTGCCCATCGCGAGAACTTCGCCGCGCTCGAGCAGGTTCGCCAGGATCTGACGGCCGCGCGCTCAGAGCTGGAAACGCAAAAGCAGCGCTGGCTGCAGGATTGCCAGCGCACCGAGCAGGAACTGCAGCGACGTCGCGAACAGCTGGACGAGCGCCAGCAGTTCCTGACCGAGTCGTCGGAACAACAACTGAGCGAAGCGCAAGAGCACCTGCTCACCCAACAAAAAGAGCTGGACGCCCAGCAGTCCGCCTGGGAAAAACAGCAAAGCGAAGAAGAACGCCGCCTGCAGGACCAGCAGACGGCCTTCGCCGCGCAGCAGCGTCAACTAGCGCAGGAACAGCAAGCCCTGGCCGCTCGTCAATCAGAACTGGTTGCCCGCCAGACCGAACTCGACCAGCGCCAGGACGATCTGAATCAGCAGCAGCAAGAGCTCGTCCAGCGACAACAGGATCTCGAACAGCATCAACAGGAGCTGCAGGAAGGCCAGCAGGCCCTCAGCCAGGACCGCGAAAACTTTAATTCGGATCGCGCAGCCGTCTCGCAGGATCGCGAGGGTTTCGCCGATCTGGAACAGCAGCTTGTCGATGGCCAAAAACTGCTGGCCGAACACCAGCAGGAACTCGACGCCCGCCGCCAGGCTCTGGAAGAACAGACCCGGGATCTGGAAGCGCAGAACGAAGAGCTCGCCGCCAAAAGCCAGGCGCTTGCCGCCCGGCAAATCAAACTGACGGAACAGGAAACGGCCCTCCAGTCCGAACGGGACGCCTGGTCCGCCGAACGGGCGGAAGCAGAACGAGAGCTGGAAACCCGCCGCAAGCAGCTGGATCTGCAGGCCCAGGAAAGGGCCGAAGAGCAGCGTCGCTCGTGGGAAGAAGCGCTGGACCAGATCGAGCAGGAACGCTCCGCGTTCGCCCGCCAACGTGAACAATGGGAGCGGGAACAAACAGAACGCGAACAGCAGTGGGCCGAGCGTGAGAACGCCCTCCTTGGCCAGCAGGAAGAGCTGGATGCGCGCTCCCAGTTGCTGCTGCAACAGGAAGAACAGGCCGTCCGGCAACAGGCGGAGCTGGAGCAGCTGCGCGCTGTCGCCGCCGAATCGGCTCAACCCGAGCATCTTCTCCAGCAGCAGGAGCTGCAGCAGCAAGAGCTCCAGTTGCAACAGGCCCAGCTGCAGGAACGACAGGAAGCCCAGGCGGCCGCCGCCAGCGCCGTCCAGGCCGAACTGGCCGCCCTGCGGGAACAACTGGAAACAGACCTGCAGCAGTTCCACCGAGACCGGGAAGCCTGGGAGCAGGAGCAGCAGCAGTTTGAAGCGGAATGGCTCGAACGGCAGCAAGAGTTCAACACGCGCCAGGAAGCGTTAAAACAGGAAAGCGAGCAACGGGAACACACACAAGCCGAATTCGAAGGCCAGCGGCTGGAGCTGATCGCCCTGCAGCAAACGCTCGCCCAGGAACAGCAGCACTGGCATGCCCGGCGTAAAGACCTGGAAGCGCAGTGGAAGGATCGCGAGGAGGAACTGGAAGCCCGCCAGCAGCAGCAGGAACTGGCGGAAAACCAGCCCGCAGATCCAGCCGAAAACCTCGGCGAAATCCCTGGCGAACACCAATCGCACATCGAGGCCCAGCGAGCTGAAGTCGCTGCTGAAAAACTGCGTCTGGAGCAGGAACGCGAAGAATGGGAAAACGAACAGCGAGAATTCGAACGTCAGTGGATGGAAAGGGAGACCGAATTTAACCGGCGTTTCGCCGAACTCGAGGCGGCCCACTCCGCACCGCAAGCCCATGGCGACGTCGCTCCCGCCTTGCTGGCTGATCGCCAGGCGGAAGTCGACGCGCTGAAATCCGATCTGGAGCAGCGACGCCTGCAGCTGGAAGCAGAGTACGAACAGCGTCTGCTTGATCTGCAGTTGCCGCCTGATTCCGAAAGCGAGGACCTGGCCGCCCTGCGGCGGGAACTGGAAGCGACCCGCCAGGAACTCCATCAGCAACGCGACGCCTGGGTGACGCAGCAGATGCGTTACGAAGAGGAGATTGCGCGCCGGGAAGAAGAACTGCAGGATCACCGCAGCCCGCAGGATATCCAGCAAAGCCAGCAGCTTGAACAGGAACGCGATCACCTGGAAAATGATCGACGAGAACTGGAAGCCCAGCGAGCCGAATGGGAAGCAAAACAGCTGCGTTACGAAAGCGAGTTCAGTCAGTACCGTCAGGAGATCGCCCGGCGACAGGCCGACATCGATGCCGAACGCAGCTGGCTGACCGGCAGCGGAGTCAAATTGCCCGACGGGATCTCCCCCATCGCGCCGCTTTCATCCCTCGCAGCAGAGCAACCATCGGCGCAGCCGCCGCTGCACCAGGAAACCTTCGACCAGCATCCTTCTGAAAATCCGCCATACGAATCGTCGCTGCCGGACGCCGAGGACTCCAGCGAACCGTCCTGGTCCGAGGAGACGCCGGTTTCTGTTTCGCCCGAGACGCCCGCGGAAGAGGACGAAGAGGAATTCCTTTACCAGCGTCGCGGCAAAGCCCAGGACCTGCCGAAAGACGAACACGCGGCCGACCAGATGCCGGCGGAAAATCCGTCGTCGGAAGAAGCCCACTACGACGATTATCCGTCGGAAGAAGCCAGCCAGTACGATACCCCCGTATCCTACGCCGAGGATCGTCTGCCGGCCGACAATCGCGAGGAATTCGCATCGCCTGAACCGGCGTACGACCCGCATGGCGATCAGGAATACGGCCCGCCGGAATCCGCAGAACACGACGATGCCTACGACGACGGCGAACCGCACGCAAGGGCGTACGGACTGGAACAGGCCGAAATCGAAGCAGAGGAGGAAGCAGAGGGAAAGGACGAGCAGGAGCAACTGGAGGCCGACCCGCTCCGTCCGGAACCGCCCGTGAGCGCGGCCGAGATCCTGGCGAAATGGAGCGGCGGCGCCTGGAAACCCGAAGAGGTGGAAGAAGAGGAGGAAGAGCCCGTAGCGACGCCTGCACCGCGGCGCCTGCCGGAACCGCAGCAGAAAGCCCGGGCGCCGTTAGTTCCTGACGAAGCGGAGCCAGAAGAGGACTCGATCGAAGACTATATGAGTCGGCTGCTGCAGCGTGTCCGCGGCGAAGCGCCTGCCGCCCAGCCACAGGCGCCAATGCGACCGGTTGAGAAGCGGCCCGAACCCATCAAATACGACGCATCGTCGGAGGCCATTATCCCTCCGCCGCCGCAGGATCGCGTGAAACCTGAGGACTACAAGCCACGCAGCCAGGCTCCCGAAGGCACCTCCAATCTGGCGGCGATGCGCGCCCTGGCGAACCAGTCGGCCCGTAGCGCCATCACCCATAGCGATCGCAAGATGGGCGTCGGCGCTTCGCTGGGGAAAGGAATCGTCGGCGTGCTTTCGCTGGTGACCAGCGTGGGCCTGTTCGCGGTGGCGCAGTCAACGCTGGACATGATCTTCTGGGGCGGCCTCGCCTGCGTCGGCGTCGGCGTTGTATTTTGCCTTGGCGCTTACCAGGAGCTCCATGCGGCCCGTGCAGCCGCCGAAGGGACCATCAGCAAGCCCAAGGTGAAAGCGCCGGAAACCCCTCCGCCCAGCGAAGAGTAG
- the rho gene encoding transcription termination factor Rho yields MRANSDGYAHNGNGESVDPFDEEPLSLAEEIADESDRGVPKPGTNGDAVVAGDGETHIVKLQAMSMSELIEEARRQNVEDADSMKRQELIFNILKERVKLNGLMYGEGTLEILPDGFGFLRSPEYHYLSCPDDIYVSPSQIRRFGLRTGSTVSGQIRPPKENERYFALLRVEAINYQDPNVMAQRVPFDELTPLHPDARIVMEHDPEDVSTRVVDLVTPIGFGQRGLIVSPPRAGKTILMQRMAKAVLANYPEAYVIMLLIDERPEEVTDMERQVRGPHCEVVSSTFDEPSSRHVQVSQMVIEKAKRMVECGIDVVIFLDSITRLARAWNSECPQSGKILSGGLDANALQRPKSFFGSARKTEEGGSLTIIATALIDTGSKMDDVIFEEFKGTGNLEIVLDRKLVDRRIYPAIDINRSGTRREEMLMDPEEHRLTCVMRRVLNDMNGPDAMELLVTRLEKAKTNAEFLMSMNAK; encoded by the coding sequence ATGCGTGCGAACAGCGACGGATATGCGCACAATGGCAATGGCGAGAGTGTCGATCCGTTCGACGAAGAACCGCTCTCGCTGGCGGAAGAAATCGCTGATGAATCCGACCGCGGCGTTCCCAAGCCCGGGACCAACGGCGACGCGGTTGTCGCCGGCGACGGGGAAACGCATATTGTCAAACTGCAGGCAATGTCGATGTCCGAGCTCATCGAAGAAGCCCGCCGGCAGAACGTTGAAGATGCGGATAGCATGAAACGGCAGGAGTTGATCTTCAACATCCTGAAAGAGCGGGTCAAGCTGAACGGGCTGATGTACGGCGAGGGCACGCTGGAGATCCTGCCCGACGGCTTCGGCTTTTTGCGCAGCCCGGAATACCACTATCTGTCTTGCCCCGACGACATCTACGTTTCTCCCAGCCAGATCCGGCGTTTTGGTTTGCGGACCGGATCAACCGTTTCGGGCCAGATTCGCCCGCCGAAAGAAAACGAACGTTACTTCGCGTTGCTGCGGGTCGAGGCGATCAATTACCAGGACCCGAACGTTATGGCGCAGCGGGTGCCGTTCGACGAGCTTACGCCGCTTCACCCCGATGCGCGGATTGTCATGGAACACGATCCGGAGGATGTTTCCACCCGCGTGGTCGATCTGGTAACGCCGATTGGTTTCGGCCAGCGAGGGTTGATTGTCAGCCCGCCGCGCGCCGGCAAAACCATTCTGATGCAGCGGATGGCCAAGGCCGTGCTGGCCAACTATCCCGAAGCGTACGTGATCATGCTGTTGATCGACGAACGCCCGGAAGAAGTCACCGACATGGAGCGGCAGGTTCGCGGTCCGCACTGTGAAGTCGTCAGCTCCACCTTTGATGAACCGTCGTCGCGCCATGTTCAGGTGTCGCAGATGGTCATCGAAAAAGCGAAACGGATGGTCGAGTGCGGGATCGATGTCGTCATTTTCCTGGACTCCATCACTCGCCTGGCCCGCGCCTGGAACTCGGAGTGCCCGCAGTCCGGCAAGATCCTTTCCGGCGGGCTCGACGCCAACGCTTTGCAGCGGCCCAAGTCGTTCTTTGGCTCCGCCCGCAAGACCGAAGAAGGCGGTTCGCTCACCATTATTGCGACCGCGCTGATCGACACCGGCAGCAAAATGGATGACGTGATTTTTGAAGAGTTCAAAGGCACCGGCAACCTGGAAATCGTGCTGGACCGGAAGCTGGTCGACCGTCGCATCTATCCGGCGATTGATATCAACCGCAGCGGCACCCGCCGCGAAGAGATGCTGATGGATCCGGAAGAACATCGCTTGACCTGTGTCATGCGGCGCGTGCTCAATGATATGAACGGGCCCGACGCGATGGAACTGCTGGTCACGCGACTGGAAAAGGCGAAAACCAACGCCGAGTTCCTGATGAGCATGAACGCCAAGTAA